A segment of the Micromonospora sediminicola genome:
CGGGGCGGCGAAGTGCCCGCGCGTGTTCAGCACCGCGGCGATCAGCGCGCTCACGCCGGTGAAGAACAGCATCGGCAGCATCAGGTAGGACAGGCCGGTGACGAGGCCCTGGTAGTTGTCGTCCTTGCCGCCCGCGTAGATGGAGGTCAGCACCGGCGCCCCGACCATGGCGATCAGCGCGACGGCGGCCAGCGCCAGCACGGCCAGCGTGAGCAACCGCTGGGAGTATGCCTCGCCCCGGTCCGGGTCGGCCTTGCGTCGCCGGACCAGCACCGGGATCAGCACGCTGGTGAGCACGCCGCCGAGCAGGAACTCGTAGACCTGGTTCGGCAGGAAGATGGCGGTGGTGAACGCGTCACCGACCAGCGCGCCGCCCAACGCCGCACCGATCATGAGGTTGCGGATGAAGCCCGTGCCCCGACTGACCAGGCTGCCGACCGCCATCACCGCGCTGTTCGCGGCGGCGCTGGTCTCGCCGACCACCTCCTGCGGCGGCGCGACCGACTCGACGCCGGGCTGGTTCAGCGGCTCCGCCGAGATGAAGGTCGCGCCGTCGTCCGGCGGCAGGCCGCCGTCGTGCGCGTTCGCGCTGCGGTAGAGCCCGCCGCCGCTCATCTCCACAGCCTCCAAGGGGTACGCCGGAACCGGGCCCCGCCGGCCCCGCACAACCGGAACCTTAGTCAACCTCGACCCGTTACCCGCGCCCGGCGCGGTCGATCCACCCCCGGCCCGATAGGCTGGCGCTCCCATGTCCGAAGCCTCCGCCTCCGCCGCCGCCGACCGCCGTGAGCTGACCGCCGCACAGCGCAACGCCGTCGCCGAGCTGCTCCGCGTCTCCCCGGTCGCCGACGAGCTGGGTCGGCGGTTCGCCCGGGCCGGTCACGAACTGCACCTGGTGGGCGGATCGGTCCGCGACGCGCTGCTCGGCCGGCTCGGCAACGACCTCGACTTCTGCACCGACGCGCACCCGGACGACACCGTCCGGATCATCCGGGGCTGGGCCGAGTCGATCTGGGAGACCGGGCGGGAGTTCGGCACCATCGCCTGCCAGCGCGACGGCCTCAACCTGGAGATCACCACGTTCCGCGCGGAGGTCTACGACCAGGTCAGCCGCAACCCGGTGGTGCAGTACGGCACCAGCCTGACCGAGGACCTGAAGCGCCGCGACTTCACCGTGAACGCGATGGCCGTGAGCCTGCCGGACCACCGGTTCACCGACCCGTACGGCGGCCTGGCCGACCTGGCCGCCAAGGTCATCCGTACCCCCGGCACGCCGCAGGAGTCGTTCCGCGACGACCCCCTGCGGATGCTGCGGGCGGCCCGGTTCGCCGCCCAGCTGCGCTTCGCCGTCCACCCGGACGTCCGGGCGGCGATGACCCGGATGGCGACGGACCTGGACCGGATCACCGCCGAGCGGATCCGCGACGAGTTCACCAAGCTGCTCTGCGGCGCCGACCCGATCACCGGGCTGCGGCTGCTGGTCGACACCGGCCTGGCCGAGCGCTTCCTGCCCGAGCTGACCGGCCTGAAGCTCACCATCGACGAACACGCCCAGCACAAGGACGTCTACGAGCACACGCTCACCGTGGTCAGCAACGCCATGTCGCTGGAGGAGGACGGCTGCGACTTCGTGCTGCGGATGGCCGCGCTGATGCACGACGTCGGCAAGCCGGCCACCAAGGCGGTCGGCTCGGACGGCCGGGTCAGCTTCCACCACCACGAGGTGGTCGGCGCCCGGCTGACCAAGGCCCGGATGAAAGCGATGCGCTACTCCAAGGAGATCACCTCCCAGGTGGTCAAGCTGGTCGGGCTGCACCTGCGCTTCTACGGCTACGGCCGGGGCGAGTGGACCGACTCGGCGGTGCGCCGTTACGTCACCGACGCCGGTGACCTGCTGTCCCGGCTGCACAAGCTCACCCGGTCCGACTGCACCACCCGAAACCGGCGCAAGGCGGCCCAGCTCGCGGCCGACTACGACGCGCTGGAGGAGCGCATCGCCCGGATCGCCGCCGAGGAGGACCTGGCCCGGGTCCGGCCCGACCTGGACGGCAACGCGATCATGGAGCTGCTCGGCGTGCCGCCCGGGCCGGTGGTCGGCCGGGCCTGGCAGCACCTGAAGGAGCTGCGCCTGGAGCGCGGGCCGCTGGACCGTGACGAGGCGGAGGCGGAGCTGCTGCGGTGGGCACGCGCCGAGGGCATCGTCGGCTGACCCTCCGGCGGAGAAACGACGACGATACGCCGGCGTGTCGACCGAACGGTTGACGCGTTCCGGTCGATGTCTCCCGCATGATGTTGGTCATCACCAGCCCCCCGGATCGACGGGCGCGGCTGTCCTGATCACATCCGCCCGTCCGATCCGGACGGTCGCTGGACACGGGGAGACAATTCGGTGTCACGTTCCGGCGCGCTGCGCCGCTCCGCGCTGGTGGGGCTCGCCCTCACCTCCGCCACCTCGATCATCTGCGCCGCCACCGGCGGCACCGCCTCGGCCGACCCGGCCGACGCGAAGCGGGCCCCGGTCCGGGGCGCCGACACGCCCGGCGCCGTGCCCGGCCGCTACATCGTCGTCCTGAAGGACGGCAAGGCCACGCCGGCCAAGGTGAAGTCCGCCGCGTCGGCGCTCGCCGGGGAGCACGGCGGCTCCGTCCGCCGGGTCTTCGGCAAGGCGCTGCACGGCTACTCGGCCGCCATGGACCGCCGGCAGGCCGAGCGCCTCGCCGCCGACCCGGACGTCGCGTACGTGCAGCAGGTCCAGCGCTACACGGCCACCGACACCCAGACCACCCCGCCGTGGGGCCTGGACCGCCTCGACCAGCTCAAGGCCAAGACCGACGGCAAGTACACCTACTCGTCGACCGGCGCCGGGGTGACCGCGTACGTCATCGACACCGGCATCGACATCGACCACCAGGACTTCGGCGGACGGGCCAGCAACGGCTACGACGCGGTCGAGTCCGACGACGTCGCGCAGGACTGCGACGGGCACGGCACGCACGTGGCCGGCACCATCGGCGGCACCACCTACGGCGTGGCCAAGAAGGTCAAGCTCGTCGCCGTCCGGGTGCTCGACTGTGAGGGCAACGGCACCACCGAGGGCGTGATCGCCGGCATCGACTGGGTCACCGGTCACGCCAGCGGCCCGTCCGTGGCGAACATGAGCCTCGGCGGTGACAACGACCCGGCCCTCAACGACGCGGTGGCCCGCTCCATCGCCTCCGGCATCACCTACGCGGTAGCGGCCGGCAACAGCTGGACCGACGCCTGCGGCTCCTCGCCGGCGAACGTGCCGGCCGCCATCACGGTCGGCGCCACCGACCGGCTGGACATGCGCGCCTGGTTCTCCAACTACGGCCCCTGCCTGGACACGTTCGCGCCGGGCGCGGGCATCGTCTCGGCGAAGGCCGGCACCACCTCCGGCTCGACGTCCATGAGCGGCACCTCGATGGCGTCCCCGCACGTGGCGGGCGCCGCCGCGCTGCTGCTGGAGGACCACCCCACCTGGACGCCGAAGCAGGTGCGCGACTCCGTCGTCACCACCGGCATCGGCGGCGCGGTGCACGACACCATGGGCTCGCTCGACCGGCTGCTGCACCTCGGCACGGTCCCCACGGCCCGCGGCTCGTACGCCCTCAAGGCCCGGGTCAACGGCCGCTACGTGGTCGCCGAGAGCG
Coding sequences within it:
- a CDS encoding CCA tRNA nucleotidyltransferase; this translates as MSEASASAAADRRELTAAQRNAVAELLRVSPVADELGRRFARAGHELHLVGGSVRDALLGRLGNDLDFCTDAHPDDTVRIIRGWAESIWETGREFGTIACQRDGLNLEITTFRAEVYDQVSRNPVVQYGTSLTEDLKRRDFTVNAMAVSLPDHRFTDPYGGLADLAAKVIRTPGTPQESFRDDPLRMLRAARFAAQLRFAVHPDVRAAMTRMATDLDRITAERIRDEFTKLLCGADPITGLRLLVDTGLAERFLPELTGLKLTIDEHAQHKDVYEHTLTVVSNAMSLEEDGCDFVLRMAALMHDVGKPATKAVGSDGRVSFHHHEVVGARLTKARMKAMRYSKEITSQVVKLVGLHLRFYGYGRGEWTDSAVRRYVTDAGDLLSRLHKLTRSDCTTRNRRKAAQLAADYDALEERIARIAAEEDLARVRPDLDGNAIMELLGVPPGPVVGRAWQHLKELRLERGPLDRDEAEAELLRWARAEGIVG
- a CDS encoding S8 family serine peptidase, yielding MSRSGALRRSALVGLALTSATSIICAATGGTASADPADAKRAPVRGADTPGAVPGRYIVVLKDGKATPAKVKSAASALAGEHGGSVRRVFGKALHGYSAAMDRRQAERLAADPDVAYVQQVQRYTATDTQTTPPWGLDRLDQLKAKTDGKYTYSSTGAGVTAYVIDTGIDIDHQDFGGRASNGYDAVESDDVAQDCDGHGTHVAGTIGGTTYGVAKKVKLVAVRVLDCEGNGTTEGVIAGIDWVTGHASGPSVANMSLGGDNDPALNDAVARSIASGITYAVAAGNSWTDACGSSPANVPAAITVGATDRLDMRAWFSNYGPCLDTFAPGAGIVSAKAGTTSGSTSMSGTSMASPHVAGAAALLLEDHPTWTPKQVRDSVVTTGIGGAVHDTMGSLDRLLHLGTVPTARGSYALKARVNGRYVVAESAGAKPLIARGTAIGAWEKFDVVDAGGGLFGLRARVTNKFVTAESAGAKPLIARSATIGAWEKFQIVDNIDGTISLKASVNGRYVTAPSTTSPLIASKTTIGTAEKFDFDAPAPIVGVKAVVNGKFVTAESAGAKPLIARSATVGDWEKYEVVSVGDGFFGLKALINGKFVAAESAGAKPLIARSTSIGPWEAFDFLDYNADGSVYLRANANGKAVTAGSTGTSQLIAGRVIDWESETLGLGAGEKFVVSVL